GCGCAGGGTGCCGGCGAGGGTGGCGGCCGTGAGGTCGGAGATCGCGCCGCCGACCCGGTCCACCAGGGCGCCCTGGTCCGCCTCGGCGGGCTGGGCCTCGGTGCCGTACGAGCCGACGATGTCGGCGGCGGCCGTACGGAACAGCTCGCGGCGGCGGACGCCACGGGCGGCCGTCACCGCCTGGACGGCACCGGCGGCGCGGCCGACCGCGGCGAGGATCTCCTGCTCCAGATGGGCGTGGGAGCGGGGGGCGAGGCCGCCGCCGTCACCGTCGCCGAGCAGCGCCACCGCTTCCGGCGCGCGCATCAGCAGGTCGGGCGCGAGGCGGCCGGCGGACAGCACACGGGCGAGATTCTCGGCCGCGGCGCCCTCGTCCCGCAGCAGCCGCAGATACCAGGGCGTTTTGCCGAGCGCGTCCGACACCTTGCGGAAGTTGAGCAGTCCCGCGTCCGGGTCGGCGGAGTCGGCGAACCAGCCGAGCAGCACGGGCAGCAGCGTGCGCTGGATCGCGGCCTTTCGGGTGACGCCCGAGGCCAGCGCCTCCAGGTGGCGCAGGGCGGAGGCCGGGTCGGCGTAGCCGAGGGCGACCATGCGTTCGCGGGCGGCTTCGGGGCTCAACCGGGCTTCGCCGGGGGCCAGTTGGGCGACGGCGTCGAGCAGTGGCCGGTAGAAGAGCTTCTCGTGCAGCCGTCGTACGACACTGCCGTGCCGCTTCCACTCGCGGTTCAGCTCGGCGACCGGATCGGTGCGCAGGCCCAGCGAGCGGCCGATGCGGCGCTGGTCCGCCTCGTCATTGGGGACAAGGTGGGTGCGGCGCAGCCGGTAGAGCTGGATGCGGTGCTCCATGGAGCGCAGGAAACGGTAGGCACTGTCGAGCTGGACGGCGTCGGCGCGACCGACGTACCCGCCGGCGGCGAGCGCCTGGAGGGCGTCCAGAGTCGTACCACTGCGAAGAGAGGCGTCGGCACGCCCGTGCACCAACTGCAGCAGCTGTACGGCGAATTCGACGTCCCGCAGCCCGCCCGGACCGAGCTTCAGTTCCCGGTCGACCTCGGCGACCGGGATGTTCTCGACGACCCGGCGGCGCATCTTCTGTACATCGGCTACGAAGTTCTCGCGCTCGGCGGCCTTCCAGACGAGCGGTTCGAGAGCAGAGACGTACTCCTCGCCGAGCTCGATGTCGCCGGCCACCGGGCGGGCCTTGAGCAGCGCCTGGAACTCCCATGTCTTGGCCCAGCGCTGGTAGTAGGCGAGATGGCTGCTCAGCGTGCGGACCAGGGGACCGTTTCTGCCCTCGGGCCGCAGATTGGCGTCCACGGGCCAGATCGAGCCCTCGACGGTGGTCTCGGAGCAGATCCGCATCATGTGCGAGGCCAGCTTGGTGGCGGAGCGCAGCGCTTTGCCCTCGTCGGCGCCCTCGACGGCTTCGCCCACGAAGATCACGTCGACGTCGGACACGTAGTTCAGCTCATGGCCGCCGCACTTGCCCATCGCGATCACCGCGAGCCGGCACGAGGCGGCGTCGTCGGGCGCGGCGGCGCGGGCGATGGCGAGGGCGGCGCGCAGGGTCGCGGTGGCCAGGTCGGCGAGTTCGGCCGCGGTCTCGGCGACATCGGTGGTGCCGCACACGTCACGGGCGGCGATGGACAGCAGACAGCGCCGGTAGGCGACGCGCAGGGTGACCGGGTCGCCGGCCTCGGCGAGACCGCGCTCGAACTCCGCCACCCCGGGGTGCAGGTCGCGCGGCTCGTACGTGACGAGCGCCTGCCAGTCCTTGGGGTGCCGGGCGAGGTGATCGGCGAGCGCGGCGGAGGCCCCGAGCACACCGAGCAGCCGGTCCCGCAGCGGTTTCGCCGCTATCACCGTGTCGAGCAGCTCGCGCTGCGCCAGGGGGCCGGGCTGCACCTCCAGCAGCCGGACCAGACCGTGCAGCGCGAGATCCGGGTCGGCGGTCGCGCCCAGCGCCTCCAGCAGCACCGGATCGTTCCGCATCGGCGACAGCTCCACGCCGTCCAGAAGCCGCTCGGCGGCCGAGGGATCGGTGAAACCGTGCCGCAGCAGCCGAGTGAAGGTACTGCTCCTGCGCCCCGGCGCCGTCATGCCCCGCCTCCTGTCGGATCAAGGTCGTACCCGCTTGAGCCTAACCGCAGAGCCTGAGAGAAGCGCCGATGAGTTCTGCCGCTGCGGACGGTCTGCCCTGTGGAGGGACATACGGCAGTTGGAGGCAGCTCATGACCGACACCACCCCGCAGACCCGACTGGACACCCGCTACAGCGAAGAGACGGCCACCGCGACCCCCTGGCCGGAAGCCGAGAAGCAGCTCACCGAGGCCGAGCTGTTCTGGATCTCGACCGTACGACCGGACGGGCGCCCGCACGTCACCCCGCTGCCCGCGGTCTGGGTACACGGCGCGCTGCACTTCTGCACCGGCCCCGAAGAGCGCAAGGCCCGCAACCTGGCCGAGAACCCCCATGTCGTCCTCACGACGGGCACGAGCACCTGGAACAAGGGGTACGACCTCGTGGTCGAGGGCGAGGCGCGGCGGGTCACGGACGACGCGGCGCTGCGCGAACTCGCGGCCCTCTGGGAGACGAAATACGGCCCCTTCTGGCACTTCGAGGTGCGGAACGGCTGCTTCCACCACGGATCGGGGCACGCTTACGTCTTTTCGGTGGCGCCGGTCACCGTTTTCGGCTTCGGTAAGGGGGAGCCGTTCAGCCAGACCCGCTGGCGGTTCGGCTGACGTGCCAACGGCGACCTGGAGGACCAGCGATGCAGTACACGCTCGAAGTGATCCCGCTGCCCGTGAGCGACATCGACCGAGCCCGCGACTTCTACCGCGACAAGGTCGGCTTCCACGTCGACATCGACCAGGAGGTCATGCCGGGCATGCGCATCGTCCAGCTGACCCCTCCCGGCTCCGGCTGCTCGATCGCCCTCGGCGACAGCATCTGGGACCTCACCAAGGGCGAGACCAAGCCCGAACCCGGCTCCTACCAGGGCCTCCAGCTCTGCGTCGCCGACATCAAGGCGGCGCACGCCGAGCTGCTCGAACGCGGGCTGGATGTCTCCGAGCCGACCCAGTACTCCCCCGACGACGGCGCGACGTTCATGTACTTCAGGGACCCGGACGGGAATGGCTGGTCGATCCAGGAGTACCGCCGCAGGGCGACGGAGCCGTTGCATCAGGTGCTGACGGAACAGGCAAAGCAAGGCCAGCAGTAGCGCCCCCTAAGGGGCGCGGGGAACTGCGCGACCAGCCCTCACCGGCCGCAACCGTGACACGCGCCCCTACGGTCGTGCGCACAACCCGTCCAACGCCAACCGGCTCTCCTCGTCCGCGGCGCGAAAGATCACCAACCGCTGATCCGGATCATGAAGCGGCACCAGCACTTCGAAATGCGCCGCGATCACGCCGACGTCAGGATGCCGCATCATCTTGCGCCCGCGACCATTGACCTTGATGTCCCGCTCGGCCCACAATCGCGCGAATTCCTCGTCGCGAGTGATGAATTCGGCAATGCGGTCGGTCAACGCCCGATCTTCCGGATGCGCGGCCCACGCAGCGCGCAGGTGCGCGATTCCCTCCCGCACGACACGTTCCCGGTCGACGTAGAACTCGCGTATCTCCGGATGCATCAGGCACAGCCAGATCGCATTGCGCCGCGCCGGAGGCAGGGTGTCGAAATCCAGGAGCAGCCTCGTCATTTCGCGGTTCCAGGCCAGGATGTCGTAGCGGTGGTTCATCAGCATGGCCGGTAGCGGCGACAGGTCGGCGACCATCCGGGCCAGCGGCGGCGCCGCGGTGGTGGCGGGCTTGTCGGCGTTGCGGGGGCGCTGCTGGGCCAGGTTGAAGAGGTAGGCGCGTTCGACGGGGGCCAGGTGCAGCGCCCGGGCCAGCGCCTCCACCACGTCCGCCGAGGGTCGCAGCCCGCGGCCCTGTTCCAGCCGCACGATGTAGTCGACGCTGACCCCGGCCAGTTCAGCGACCTCTTCGCGGCGCAGTCCCGGGGTCCGCCGGGCCTGCCGACGCGACGGCAGACCGAGATCGTGCGGATCCAGCCGTTCGCGCCGGGTCCGCAGGAACGCGGCCAGCTCCTGTGTGGTGTCCACGGTGTGGGTCGTCATGTCCGGTCCAACAGCCAGGGTAGGACCGGCGTTCCCAGGAACGTCCATCCCTTACCCCCGGCTCGCGGCGGTCACAGCCTTGTGCTCGGCAACGGATCACGAGCACAGGAGGACACCATGTCGCTCACCCTCGACACCTACCGGCTGCTGGGCCGCTCCGGGCTGCGGGTCTCACCGCTGGCGCTGGGCGCGGCGACCTTCGGCACCGAGTGGGGCTGGGGCGCCGAGCAGGACGAGGCACGCAAGCTGTTCGACCTCTATGTCGAGCGAGGCGGCAACTTCATCGACACCGCCAACACCTACACCTACGGCAGCTCCGAGCGCCTGCTGGGCGAATTCACCCGCGACAACCGCGAAAGCCTGGTGCTGGCAACGAAATACACGACGCTGCGCCGGCCCGGCGACCCGAATTCCGGGGGCAGTCACCGCAAGAGCCTCTTCGCTTCGGTGGAAGCGAGTCTGCGACAGCTCAATACGGACTACATCGATCTGCTCTACCTGCACGTGTGGGATTTCACGACACCGGTCGAGGAGATCCTGCGCGGCATGGACGATCTGGTCCGGCAGGGCAAGATCTTGTACGTGGCGATCTGTAACGCCCCGGCCTGGCAGGTGTCGCGCATGCAGGCGATCGCCGACCTGCGCGGCTGGTCGCCGCTGGTCGCGCTGCAGATCGAATACAACCTGATCGAGCGCACCGGGGAACGTGACCTGATCCCCATGGCACGCGAGATGGGGCTGGGTGTGATCCCGTATTCACCCCTGGCCGGCGGGGTGCTCACCGGCAAGTACAGCCGCGACGACCTGACCGGGACGAACGCCGCATCCGACGACGGCACCCGCAAGAGCTTCAACCTCGCCTTGGGCACGCTCACCGAACGCAACCTCGCCCTTGCCGATGTCGTGAAAGAGGTCGCCACGGACCTGGGCCGCACACCCGCCCAGGTCGGTCTGGCCTGGACCCTGCGGAACCCGGACGTGACGGCCCCGATCATCGGCGCCCGCACCCCCGCGCAGCTGGAGGACAATCTGGGCGCCCTGGAGATCGACTTCACCACCGCCCAACTGACCCGCCTCGACGAGGCCGGCACGATCGGACTCGGCTACCCGCACGACCTGCTCGCCAGCGACCACATCCGCAAGGTGACCGCAGGCGACCTGAAGATCGAAACCCGCCGCTGATCCCCGATCGAGCGCCGAGGGCAGCACAACCGCCGTCCTCGGGGCGATCTGCGCAGGGCCTGAGGTCGGTTGTGTGAGCGGGCGGATCTTGGTCGTGGTTGATCACGTTCTGCAGGGCGTAGTTGACGACCAAGATCCACGTCACGGTTGAGCAGGGCCGGTCCTGGAGGCGGCCGGCTGAGCCCGCCGTACAGGCCCCTCACAGAACCGGCAGAGACTTCCGCAGCTCGAAAGCCGTCACCTCGGAGCGGTACTCCTCCCACTCCTGCCGCTTATTGCGCAGGAAGTGACGCTGACCTGGCGTGACGTCGCTCGATCGACGTCGGCGCAGCGCTGACGTGGGCTCGAACGGTCGTCGTTGGTCGTTGTTGGTCACTGTGGGCCGCCCTTCGACGGCCCACAGACGGCCCCGCTTCAGCGCCGCGACAGACTTCTAGGGCCTGTTTGAGATGTTGACCAAGGCCGTGGAACGATCTTGGGATGGCTCGTGGCGATCTGACGGACGAACAGTGGGCGCGGCTGGAGCGTCTGTTGCCGCCAGTCGCGAAGATGGGCCGGCCGCCACGGGATCGGCGGCAGGTCTTCGACGGGATCTGGTGGAGTGCTCGCACTGGCTCGCACTGGCGGGACATACCCGAGCGGTACGGCCCATGGGAGACCGCTTACACGCTGTTCCGTCACTGGCAGATCGACGGCATCTGGGCCCGGCCCTTGAAGGAACTACAGGTCAAGGCCGATGCTGCTGGGCACATTGAGTGGGAGGTATCGGTCGATTCCACGATCTGCCGAGCCCGACGACCAGACACTCGGCCGCTCGCGCGGTGGCCTGACGACCAAGATTCATCTGGCAGCCGACGCCTCCTTTCACGTCCTGGCCGCTGTGGTCACCGCTGGACAGCGGGCCGACGCCCCGGTGTTCACCGAGGTCATGGACCGCATCCGCGTTCCGCGGATCGGTGGCGGACATCCGCGCACCCGCCCAGCTCATGTCCTTGCCGACCGCGCGTACTCCTCTCGAAAGATCCGCGAGTACCTGCGTCGACGGCAGATCCCGCCCACCATTCCGGAGAAGCGCGACCAGGCCGACCATCGTCTTCGTCGGGGTTCGACCGGTTGCCGCCCGCCGGGGTTCGATCGCGAGCGATACAAGGCCAGGCACAAGGTCGAGTGCCGGATCGGGCTCCTTGAGCAGGCCCGAGGCGTCGCTACACGCTACGAGAAGCTCGCCGTCCGCTACGAGGCCACCGTCCAACTCACCCTTGATACGCCAGGCGCTGTGACCACATCTCAATCACGACCCAGGTGTCGTCCAGCGGCTGCACTAGTGCTGTTCCGCGTTAGTTCGTGGAGGGGCGTTGATCAGGCTGCTTTGAGTGGGGTGCCCTCGTAGGTCCAGCGGTAGGGCTTGGCGGTGTCGTTGTGCTTGATCACGTAGCTCTCCAGCTTGTCGATCAGGTCGTCGCAGCTGGTGAAGTCGCCGTTGCGCAGGACCCGG
This genomic window from Streptomyces sp. DG2A-72 contains:
- a CDS encoding helix-turn-helix transcriptional regulator codes for the protein MTTHTVDTTQELAAFLRTRRERLDPHDLGLPSRRQARRTPGLRREEVAELAGVSVDYIVRLEQGRGLRPSADVVEALARALHLAPVERAYLFNLAQQRPRNADKPATTAAPPLARMVADLSPLPAMLMNHRYDILAWNREMTRLLLDFDTLPPARRNAIWLCLMHPEIREFYVDRERVVREGIAHLRAAWAAHPEDRALTDRIAEFITRDEEFARLWAERDIKVNGRGRKMMRHPDVGVIAAHFEVLVPLHDPDQRLVIFRAADEESRLALDGLCARP
- a CDS encoding pyridoxamine 5'-phosphate oxidase family protein, with protein sequence MTDTTPQTRLDTRYSEETATATPWPEAEKQLTEAELFWISTVRPDGRPHVTPLPAVWVHGALHFCTGPEERKARNLAENPHVVLTTGTSTWNKGYDLVVEGEARRVTDDAALRELAALWETKYGPFWHFEVRNGCFHHGSGHAYVFSVAPVTVFGFGKGEPFSQTRWRFG
- a CDS encoding aldo/keto reductase yields the protein MSLTLDTYRLLGRSGLRVSPLALGAATFGTEWGWGAEQDEARKLFDLYVERGGNFIDTANTYTYGSSERLLGEFTRDNRESLVLATKYTTLRRPGDPNSGGSHRKSLFASVEASLRQLNTDYIDLLYLHVWDFTTPVEEILRGMDDLVRQGKILYVAICNAPAWQVSRMQAIADLRGWSPLVALQIEYNLIERTGERDLIPMAREMGLGVIPYSPLAGGVLTGKYSRDDLTGTNAASDDGTRKSFNLALGTLTERNLALADVVKEVATDLGRTPAQVGLAWTLRNPDVTAPIIGARTPAQLEDNLGALEIDFTTAQLTRLDEAGTIGLGYPHDLLASDHIRKVTAGDLKIETRR
- a CDS encoding bifunctional [glutamine synthetase] adenylyltransferase/[glutamine synthetase]-adenylyl-L-tyrosine phosphorylase; amino-acid sequence: MTAPGRRSSTFTRLLRHGFTDPSAAERLLDGVELSPMRNDPVLLEALGATADPDLALHGLVRLLEVQPGPLAQRELLDTVIAAKPLRDRLLGVLGASAALADHLARHPKDWQALVTYEPRDLHPGVAEFERGLAEAGDPVTLRVAYRRCLLSIAARDVCGTTDVAETAAELADLATATLRAALAIARAAAPDDAASCRLAVIAMGKCGGHELNYVSDVDVIFVGEAVEGADEGKALRSATKLASHMMRICSETTVEGSIWPVDANLRPEGRNGPLVRTLSSHLAYYQRWAKTWEFQALLKARPVAGDIELGEEYVSALEPLVWKAAERENFVADVQKMRRRVVENIPVAEVDRELKLGPGGLRDVEFAVQLLQLVHGRADASLRSGTTLDALQALAAGGYVGRADAVQLDSAYRFLRSMEHRIQLYRLRRTHLVPNDEADQRRIGRSLGLRTDPVAELNREWKRHGSVVRRLHEKLFYRPLLDAVAQLAPGEARLSPEAARERMVALGYADPASALRHLEALASGVTRKAAIQRTLLPVLLGWFADSADPDAGLLNFRKVSDALGKTPWYLRLLRDEGAAAENLARVLSAGRLAPDLLMRAPEAVALLGDGDGGGLAPRSHAHLEQEILAAVGRAAGAVQAVTAARGVRRRELFRTAAADIVGSYGTEAQPAEADQGALVDRVGGAISDLTAATLAGTLRAVVREGWGEELPTRFAIIGMGRFGGHELGYGSDADVLFVHEPREGVEEREAADAANKVVSEMRRLLQIPSADPPLLIDADLRPEGKSGTLVRSLKSYEAYYRRWSLVWESQALLRAEVVAGDEDLGRRFIELIDPLRYPAEGLGDDAVREIRRLKARMESERMPRGADPKLHTKLGPGGLSDVEWTVQLFQLHHGWAEPGLRTTRTREALAAACAAGLVSGEDAATLDEAWVLATRVRNAVMLVRGRAGDTFPSHGREMAAVGRYLGYGPGHVGDMLDAYRRTARRARGVVEELFYGA
- a CDS encoding VOC family protein gives rise to the protein MQYTLEVIPLPVSDIDRARDFYRDKVGFHVDIDQEVMPGMRIVQLTPPGSGCSIALGDSIWDLTKGETKPEPGSYQGLQLCVADIKAAHAELLERGLDVSEPTQYSPDDGATFMYFRDPDGNGWSIQEYRRRATEPLHQVLTEQAKQGQQ